One Desulfocurvibacter africanus subsp. africanus DSM 2603 DNA segment encodes these proteins:
- a CDS encoding YihY/virulence factor BrkB family protein gives MAEPVRKGPGKVQGRNESQQSDRRVSMFPDRRDPSRLDRRVPGLKSKREAAEKRQAEREEPGRGREAARPGEIPKPGWRDILKRTWAEQSKDNLSLVAAGVAFYAMLALFPAIAALISIYGLLADPAQLQSQIGEISGVLPADARSIIQSQLSKVVSGAGGALSLGAAVGLLLALWSASKGMKGLIQALNISYGEEESRGFLKLNAISLLLTVSGLVFFILALTAVVAMPALLDNLGLPEAVMWTVSIARWPLLALAGMLALAVLYRYAPDRDEPRWRWVSWGSAGATMAWIAASLLFSLYVSQFGNYNETYGTLGAVVILLTWLFLTAYVVLLGAELNAEMERQTRKDTTKGKPTSMGRRGAHAADTMGPKP, from the coding sequence ATGGCGGAACCCGTACGCAAGGGCCCAGGCAAGGTCCAGGGCCGGAACGAATCGCAGCAGTCCGACCGGCGCGTGAGCATGTTTCCCGACCGGCGCGACCCTTCGCGTCTCGACCGACGCGTGCCCGGCCTCAAAAGCAAACGGGAAGCCGCGGAGAAGCGGCAAGCCGAGCGCGAGGAGCCGGGCAGAGGCCGCGAAGCCGCCAGGCCCGGCGAGATCCCCAAGCCGGGCTGGCGGGATATCCTCAAGCGCACCTGGGCCGAGCAGTCCAAGGACAACCTCTCGCTGGTCGCGGCAGGCGTGGCCTTTTACGCCATGCTGGCCTTGTTTCCGGCCATCGCGGCGCTCATCTCCATTTACGGTCTGCTGGCCGACCCGGCCCAATTACAGAGCCAGATCGGCGAGATCAGCGGAGTGCTGCCCGCCGACGCCAGGTCCATCATCCAGAGCCAATTGTCCAAGGTCGTTTCCGGCGCGGGCGGCGCCCTGAGCCTGGGCGCGGCCGTGGGCCTTCTGCTGGCGCTATGGAGCGCGTCCAAGGGGATGAAAGGGCTCATCCAAGCCCTGAACATCTCCTACGGCGAGGAGGAAAGCCGAGGTTTCCTCAAGCTCAACGCCATTTCCCTGTTGCTCACCGTAAGCGGGCTGGTCTTCTTCATCCTGGCCCTGACCGCCGTGGTGGCCATGCCCGCCCTGCTCGACAACCTTGGGCTGCCTGAAGCAGTCATGTGGACCGTGTCCATCGCCCGCTGGCCGCTGTTGGCTCTTGCCGGCATGCTGGCTCTGGCCGTGCTTTACCGCTATGCCCCTGACCGCGACGAACCGCGCTGGCGTTGGGTGAGCTGGGGCTCGGCCGGAGCCACCATGGCCTGGATCGCGGCTTCGCTGCTTTTCTCCTTGTACGTAAGCCAATTCGGCAACTACAACGAAACCTACGGCACCCTGGGCGCGGTGGTCATCCTGCTCACGTGGCTGTTTCTCACGGCCTACGTGGTGCTGTTGGGCGCGGAGCTCAACGCCGAGATGGAGCGGCAGACCCGCAAGGACACCACCAAGGGCAAGCCGACCTCCATGGGCAGGCGCGGAGCCCACGCGGCGGATACTATGGGCCCCAAGCCGTAG
- a CDS encoding sigma-54-dependent Fis family transcriptional regulator, with product MTSIGALELKVLFEIANIIGHALDLERTLEEVLRILSDSMSMKRATITLLDDNGQLVIRASHGLSAEEKQRGVYRLNEGITGRIFSTAKPFVVPDIHKEPLFLDKTRSRQLEKDRISFLGVPILLQDKPVGVLNVDRLFGDEISFEEDVRFLTIVATLIGQFYSLVKQVQAREERLKRENVNLRSKLSKNYQRFFIVGKSPSMLRVRQMIEKVAPTRATVLLLGESGTGKTLAAQFIHELSDRNSFPFIKVNCAAIPENLLESELFGHEKGAFTGATNIKPGRIEEADKGSLFLDEIGEISPGIQAKLLRFLQEREFERLGSTRTRKVDVRIIAATNRDLTEAVREGDFREDLFYRLNVFPIRVPSLRERADDISALINHFLDKLDREYGRRLTLRPRALEALLRYDWPGNVREMENLLERLSIMVEDTHVDLEDIPPNFFLGSDIAQPRNEEQSSLQEIERREVVSALERHNWVQSRAARELGITLRQMGYRIKKFDLENLLRERRGQGRMSLHR from the coding sequence ATGACATCCATAGGCGCCCTGGAACTCAAGGTTCTATTCGAGATAGCCAACATCATCGGCCACGCGCTGGACCTGGAGCGCACCCTGGAAGAGGTGCTGCGCATCCTCTCCGACTCCATGTCCATGAAGCGGGCCACCATCACGCTCTTGGACGATAACGGCCAACTGGTCATCCGCGCTTCCCACGGCCTGAGCGCCGAGGAAAAGCAGCGCGGCGTGTACCGTCTGAACGAGGGCATCACGGGCCGCATCTTCTCCACGGCCAAGCCGTTCGTGGTCCCAGACATTCACAAGGAGCCGCTCTTCCTGGACAAGACCCGCTCCAGGCAGCTGGAGAAGGACCGCATCTCCTTCCTGGGCGTGCCCATCCTTCTGCAGGACAAGCCCGTGGGCGTGCTCAACGTGGACCGCCTGTTCGGCGACGAGATATCCTTCGAGGAGGATGTGCGTTTCCTGACCATCGTGGCCACGCTCATCGGGCAATTCTACAGCCTTGTGAAACAGGTCCAAGCGCGCGAGGAGCGCCTCAAGCGCGAGAACGTGAACCTGCGCTCCAAGCTGTCCAAGAACTACCAACGCTTTTTCATCGTGGGCAAAAGCCCGTCCATGCTGCGCGTGCGCCAGATGATCGAGAAAGTCGCGCCCACCAGGGCCACGGTGCTCCTGTTGGGCGAATCAGGCACGGGCAAGACCTTGGCCGCCCAGTTCATCCACGAGCTGTCCGACCGGAATTCCTTTCCGTTCATAAAGGTCAACTGCGCGGCCATCCCCGAAAACCTGCTGGAGTCCGAGCTTTTCGGCCACGAGAAAGGCGCCTTCACGGGCGCGACGAACATCAAGCCCGGCCGCATCGAGGAGGCCGACAAGGGCTCCCTGTTCCTGGACGAAATCGGAGAGATCTCGCCGGGCATCCAGGCCAAGCTGCTGCGATTTCTACAGGAAAGGGAGTTCGAGCGCCTGGGCTCAACGCGCACGCGTAAGGTCGACGTGCGCATCATCGCCGCGACCAACCGCGACCTCACCGAAGCCGTGCGCGAGGGCGACTTCCGCGAAGACCTTTTCTACAGGCTCAACGTCTTTCCCATCCGCGTGCCGTCCCTGCGCGAGCGCGCCGACGACATTTCCGCGCTCATCAACCACTTCCTGGACAAGCTGGACCGCGAGTACGGCCGTCGCCTGACACTGCGCCCCAGGGCCCTGGAGGCCCTCCTGCGCTACGATTGGCCTGGCAATGTGCGCGAGATGGAGAACCTGCTGGAGCGACTGTCCATCATGGTCGAGGATACGCACGTGGACCTGGAGGACATTCCGCCCAACTTCTTCCTCGGCAGCGATATCGCCCAGCCTCGCAACGAGGAACAGTCCTCCTTGCAAGAGATCGAACGGCGCGAGGTAGTATCGGCCCTTGAGCGCCACAACTGGGTCCAGTCCCGTGCCGCCCGCGAGTTGGGCATCACCCTGCGTCAGATGGGCTATCGCATCAAGAAATTCGATCTGGAAAACCTGCTGCGCGAGCGTCGCGGCCAAGGCCGCATGTCCCTGCACCGCTAA
- a CDS encoding AAA family ATPase, protein MWSVLETRERHQGDGADCACEWFMGKTHGKVMDSVLRSLHERVGYICLTGKPGVGKSTLARALSETYATEGRRVLLVDGANLSFGRLVRELTRAAGIAPDSSQSAKPADTLRLLYMAGELGSDVALLVDSAELLAPSTLKALAYLANPWQPGRSAVQLLLLGRPELLDKLDEPELSPLGGLCRSVVLRPMEQRESATYVRWKYGRPPSGTGEAFTSRARRRLAELSGGVPRLLDMLAEAVLATGEARGCFPVTCAMVRQAVGDMPSHAPLRLPMGKTLTTAATCLLIVSALAWWTRQSLVHGLELVAGDLLGQASASVQRFEAPWAAGVPSPSWADMETTAGPFAGVVVLRPPAIGETCEELDRRLQEVIVAPGDSLVSLCRKVYGRADRTALAAVLSANPAILDPNSIEVGQIIVFPQQTHAEGSDTVSENARSDVTT, encoded by the coding sequence ATGTGGAGCGTGCTGGAGACGCGGGAAAGGCATCAGGGCGACGGCGCGGACTGCGCCTGCGAATGGTTCATGGGCAAGACGCACGGAAAGGTCATGGACTCCGTCTTGCGGAGTCTGCACGAGCGGGTCGGCTACATCTGTTTGACGGGCAAGCCGGGAGTAGGCAAGAGCACCCTGGCCCGCGCCCTGTCCGAGACATACGCCACCGAGGGGAGACGGGTCTTGCTGGTGGACGGCGCGAACCTGTCCTTCGGCCGCCTTGTGCGCGAGTTGACGCGCGCGGCGGGCATAGCCCCGGATTCCAGCCAATCCGCCAAACCGGCGGACACATTGCGCCTGCTGTACATGGCCGGCGAACTGGGCAGCGATGTGGCGCTCCTGGTGGACTCCGCCGAGCTGCTTGCCCCAAGCACCCTCAAGGCACTCGCGTACTTGGCCAATCCGTGGCAGCCGGGCCGAAGCGCCGTGCAGCTGCTGCTCCTGGGCCGGCCCGAGCTTCTCGACAAGCTCGACGAACCGGAGCTGAGCCCACTGGGCGGCCTCTGCCGTAGCGTCGTGCTGCGCCCCATGGAGCAGAGGGAAAGCGCGACCTATGTGCGCTGGAAGTATGGACGCCCGCCAAGCGGTACGGGCGAAGCCTTCACGTCCAGGGCTCGCCGCCGATTGGCCGAGCTGTCCGGAGGGGTGCCCAGGCTGCTGGACATGCTCGCCGAAGCGGTTCTGGCCACGGGCGAGGCCCGCGGCTGTTTTCCCGTCACCTGCGCCATGGTTCGCCAGGCCGTGGGCGACATGCCCAGCCATGCTCCGCTCCGCCTGCCCATGGGCAAGACCCTGACCACGGCCGCGACCTGCCTGTTGATCGTCTCGGCCCTGGCCTGGTGGACTCGCCAGTCCCTGGTCCACGGCCTGGAGCTCGTGGCCGGAGACCTGCTGGGCCAGGCCTCGGCCAGCGTACAGCGGTTCGAGGCCCCCTGGGCGGCCGGCGTGCCTTCACCGAGTTGGGCGGATATGGAAACCACGGCAGGGCCCTTTGCGGGTGTCGTCGTCCTGCGGCCTCCGGCCATCGGCGAGACATGCGAGGAGCTGGACAGACGCCTGCAAGAGGTGATCGTGGCGCCGGGCGATTCCCTGGTAAGCCTTTGCCGCAAGGTTTACGGCCGCGCGGATCGCACGGCTCTGGCGGCCGTACTGTCGGCCAATCCGGCGATCCTGGATCCGAACAGCATCGAGGTGGGACAGATCATCGTCTTTCCCCAGCAGACCCATGCCGAGGGAAGCGACACTGTCAGTGAGAACGCGCGGAGCGACGTGACCACGTGA
- a CDS encoding DegT/DnrJ/EryC1/StrS family aminotransferase produces MAIPFVDIKSQLAQVEQEIRQGFDRVFAHCQFIMGPEIKEVEDQLAAFAGTKHAITCSSGTDALLMPLMAMGIGAGDAVLTTPFTFFATLESIALLGATPVVVDVDPRTFNIDPAKLELAIKAIKAKDPSIHPLPTGYENLTLKAIMPVDLFGLPADYDRIMAIAAREKLYVIGDSAQGFGGVYKGRPVSAIPHVTATSFFPAKPLGVYGDGGAVFTDDDNLADVMRSIRVHGMGHDRYYNVRLGLNARFDTFQAVVLKAKLRIFPAELDARQAVAERYDAGLAGKVTTPLIPDGYRSSWAQYSILTDKRDALQAALKAQDIPSMIYYPIPCHLQPVFSNLGYKQGSMPVSEGLSQTILSLPMHPYLTQDDQKKIIEVVKKAV; encoded by the coding sequence ATGGCTATCCCATTTGTGGATATCAAGAGCCAACTCGCCCAGGTGGAACAGGAAATCCGCCAGGGCTTCGACCGCGTGTTCGCCCACTGCCAGTTCATCATGGGTCCGGAGATCAAGGAAGTCGAGGATCAGCTCGCCGCCTTCGCCGGCACCAAACACGCCATCACCTGCTCCTCGGGCACCGACGCCCTGCTCATGCCGCTCATGGCCATGGGCATCGGAGCAGGCGACGCGGTGCTGACCACGCCCTTCACCTTCTTCGCCACGCTGGAGTCCATCGCGCTGCTGGGCGCCACGCCCGTGGTGGTCGACGTGGACCCGCGCACCTTCAACATCGATCCGGCCAAGCTTGAGCTGGCCATCAAGGCCATCAAGGCGAAGGACCCGTCCATCCATCCGCTGCCGACCGGCTACGAAAACCTCACCCTCAAGGCCATCATGCCCGTGGACCTCTTCGGCCTGCCCGCTGACTACGACCGCATCATGGCCATCGCCGCCCGCGAGAAGCTGTACGTCATCGGCGACTCGGCCCAGGGCTTCGGCGGCGTGTACAAGGGCCGCCCGGTCAGCGCCATCCCGCACGTGACCGCCACGAGCTTCTTCCCGGCCAAGCCGCTGGGCGTGTACGGCGACGGCGGCGCGGTGTTCACGGATGACGACAACTTGGCCGATGTCATGCGCTCCATCCGCGTGCACGGCATGGGTCACGACCGCTACTACAACGTGCGCCTGGGCCTGAACGCCCGCTTCGACACCTTCCAGGCCGTGGTGCTCAAGGCCAAGCTGCGCATCTTCCCGGCCGAGCTCGACGCTCGCCAGGCCGTGGCCGAGCGCTACGACGCAGGCCTGGCCGGCAAGGTCACGACCCCGCTCATCCCGGACGGCTACCGCTCTTCCTGGGCCCAGTACTCCATCCTGACCGACAAGCGCGACGCTCTGCAGGCCGCGCTCAAGGCTCAGGATATTCCGAGCATGATCTACTACCCCATCCCCTGCCACCTGCAGCCCGTGTTCTCGAACCTGGGCTACAAGCAGGGCAGCATGCCCGTGAGCGAGGGGCTGTCCCAGACCATCCTCAGCCTGCCCATGCACCCGTACCTCACGCAGGACGACCAGAAGAAGATCATCGAGGTAGTGAAGAAGGCCGTGTAG
- a CDS encoding AraC family transcriptional regulator, giving the protein MSKHMALKRIAIPALDGAVLMSIERGRAIAARHAHESMLIGLVRAGARELTVRRTRVNVPTGGMFLLNPDEPHSSTTMPGDGESYSALCLPPEALYRILDDAGSAPAGQTRFARPLALDADIRSAFVRLVEKLEESASFYVLSQYFQALFVMLANHGICVDPPRQPDAGAGGLERARRIILTECDRDVTLDELAQAARVSPSALVRGFARRFGLTPHAYLVRARLKRARMLLDQGVPQSEAAATTGFFDQSHFANAFRKYYGLSPGRYRAALGLHEKSSEKTAEHKQGVERSEHPRLRALVHGQVLPHGHAAHQDRQQEPVVYLAVRGREEDQAGGG; this is encoded by the coding sequence ATGTCAAAGCACATGGCGCTGAAGCGCATAGCCATTCCAGCCCTGGACGGGGCGGTGCTCATGTCGATCGAGCGCGGCAGGGCCATCGCGGCCCGCCACGCCCACGAGTCCATGCTGATCGGCCTCGTGCGGGCGGGCGCGCGCGAACTGACCGTGCGGCGGACGCGCGTGAACGTCCCCACTGGCGGCATGTTTCTGCTCAATCCCGACGAGCCGCATTCCTCGACGACAATGCCTGGCGATGGCGAAAGCTACAGCGCGCTCTGCCTGCCGCCCGAAGCCCTTTACCGCATCCTTGACGACGCAGGCTCGGCTCCGGCCGGGCAGACTCGCTTTGCCCGGCCTCTCGCCTTGGATGCCGACATCCGCTCGGCATTCGTGAGGCTCGTAGAAAAACTGGAGGAAAGCGCGTCCTTCTACGTGCTCAGCCAGTATTTCCAGGCGCTTTTCGTCATGCTTGCGAATCATGGAATTTGTGTCGACCCCCCTCGCCAGCCCGATGCGGGCGCAGGCGGCCTGGAACGTGCGCGCAGGATCATCCTTACCGAATGCGACCGCGACGTGACGCTCGACGAGCTTGCCCAGGCCGCACGGGTCTCACCCTCCGCCCTGGTCCGGGGATTCGCCCGTCGCTTCGGGCTCACGCCGCACGCCTACCTCGTCCGCGCCCGGCTCAAGCGAGCCAGGATGCTTCTCGACCAGGGCGTGCCGCAGAGCGAAGCCGCCGCCACGACCGGCTTCTTCGACCAGAGCCACTTCGCCAACGCCTTCAGGAAATACTACGGCCTTTCTCCAGGGAGATACCGTGCAGCCCTTGGGCTGCATGAAAAATCCTCTGAAAAAACTGCTGAGCATAAGCAAGGCGTTGAAAGAAGTGAGCATCCGCGCTTGCGCGCGCTCGTTCACGGTCAAGTCCTGCCGCACGGCCATGCAGCCCATCAGGATCGGCAACAAGAACCGGTTGTATACCTTGCAGTCCGAGGACGTGAGGAGGATCAAGCTGGTGGGGGATGA
- a CDS encoding cupin domain-containing protein, whose amino-acid sequence MNGFAALLENGSIMSQGREISTADIEWTPAAFPGVQLKHLLKAVDTNGRFSIHLVRVRDGHEIGDHAHATQQELHQVIEGSGLCVLSDREIDYAPGSCAVMPQGARHRVVAQGGDLHLLATFVPALL is encoded by the coding sequence ATGAACGGATTCGCAGCTCTGCTTGAAAACGGCTCGATCATGTCCCAGGGCAGGGAAATCAGCACCGCCGACATCGAATGGACGCCAGCCGCATTTCCGGGCGTGCAGCTCAAGCATCTCCTCAAGGCCGTGGACACGAACGGAAGGTTCAGCATACACCTTGTGCGCGTCCGCGATGGTCATGAGATCGGCGACCACGCCCACGCGACGCAGCAGGAGCTGCACCAGGTGATCGAGGGCTCCGGCCTCTGCGTTCTGTCGGACAGGGAGATCGACTATGCGCCGGGATCGTGCGCGGTCATGCCGCAGGGAGCCAGGCACAGGGTCGTCGCTCAGGGCGGCGATCTCCATCTTCTGGCGACGTTCGTGCCTGCCTTGCTCTGA